The following proteins are co-located in the Parafannyhessea umbonata genome:
- a CDS encoding Gfo/Idh/MocA family protein, translating into MRVAVVGTGFIGKLVAPKLAAWGYDVTYVVSTPRSLAKAEALAAEVGALASCDYDAVLASDKVDAVYLGIPNDLHYDYATRALLAGRHVILEKPMCSNYDEARRLVTLADERGLLLFDATTTLYQPSTLKAAEWLPRVGEVKLAAVNYSQYSSRYDRFRRGDIAPAFDPAHSGGALMDLGHYCLSWLCRLFGEPKDVIYLANVERGIDTSGMTLLDYGGFKATAIAAKDCGAPSYGIVQGTAGYIRMDGKPNALCPVELHLNDGTIEKYLPPERDQYRAEFEALRRFAESGQDGLALCHKMNELALVVSKVQTQARESAGVVFPADAH; encoded by the coding sequence ATGAGGGTTGCGGTCGTAGGCACGGGGTTCATCGGCAAGCTCGTGGCGCCAAAGCTGGCGGCGTGGGGGTATGACGTGACGTATGTGGTGTCCACGCCACGCTCGCTCGCAAAGGCAGAGGCGCTGGCGGCAGAGGTGGGCGCCCTCGCGAGCTGCGACTACGATGCCGTGCTGGCATCCGACAAGGTCGATGCGGTCTACCTGGGAATTCCCAACGACCTGCACTACGACTACGCTACGCGGGCCCTACTGGCGGGTCGGCACGTGATCCTTGAGAAGCCGATGTGCTCCAACTACGACGAGGCTCGTCGTCTGGTGACGCTCGCCGACGAGCGGGGTCTCCTGCTGTTTGACGCGACGACCACGCTCTACCAGCCCAGCACGCTCAAGGCGGCGGAGTGGCTGCCGCGCGTGGGCGAGGTCAAGCTCGCCGCGGTCAACTACAGCCAGTACTCCAGCCGTTACGACCGGTTCAGGCGCGGGGACATCGCGCCGGCGTTTGACCCAGCGCACTCCGGTGGCGCGCTCATGGACCTGGGACATTACTGCCTGTCGTGGCTGTGTCGCCTGTTTGGAGAGCCCAAGGACGTGATCTACCTGGCAAACGTGGAGCGTGGGATTGACACCTCGGGCATGACGCTGCTGGACTACGGCGGCTTCAAGGCGACCGCGATTGCGGCAAAGGACTGTGGCGCCCCCAGTTACGGCATCGTGCAGGGAACCGCTGGCTACATCCGCATGGACGGCAAGCCCAACGCCCTGTGTCCCGTGGAGCTGCACCTCAACGACGGAACGATCGAGAAGTATCTGCCTCCCGAGCGGGACCAGTACCGCGCGGAGTTCGAGGCGCTCCGTCGCTTTGCCGAGAGCGGTCAGGACGGCCTGGCACTGTGCCACAAGATGAACGAGCTCGCGCTCGTGGTGAGCAAGGTGCAGACACAGGCGCGCGAGTCCGCGGGCGTGGTGTTCCCGGCAGACGCCCACTAG
- a CDS encoding alanyl-tRNA editing protein produces METFDELYYTDTYAREFDARVTSCEPAEGGFAIALDRTAFYPTGGGQPGDRGTLVPADAPAPAPAAEGAQEGEAAPAEAPGTVHVREAVPGAEPGTVFHLADAPLAVGTAVHGALDWTWRRDNMEAHTGEHIVSGIVHALYGYENVGFHMGEKCIEVDFDGILTPEQALDVERRANAAIRDDVPVRALLPTPAQLDAMDFRSKKEHDGQIRVVTIDGVDSCACCGTHVATTGQVGLVKILRVGTKKKKTRIELLCGRRALELCEDLTGRLRDVSNFLSVADEDVPDAVRRLSGEKDELKHLLKAANRKAIDHEVASTAHQDGPLVSYRDAADMDELRYLCERVTEGGVAPVVAALAPMEGSDGRINFAIASTTVDLRPICKELNRRLDGRGGGKPTMVQGSWATTREEAEAALRELSV; encoded by the coding sequence ATGGAGACGTTTGACGAGCTGTACTACACCGATACCTACGCGCGCGAGTTCGACGCACGCGTGACGTCGTGCGAGCCCGCGGAGGGCGGGTTCGCCATCGCGCTGGACAGGACGGCGTTCTATCCCACGGGCGGCGGCCAGCCCGGCGACCGCGGCACGCTCGTACCCGCAGACGCACCGGCGCCCGCGCCCGCTGCGGAGGGCGCGCAGGAGGGCGAGGCCGCGCCCGCGGAGGCCCCCGGCACCGTCCACGTGCGCGAGGCCGTGCCCGGCGCCGAGCCCGGAACCGTGTTCCACCTGGCAGACGCGCCGCTTGCCGTGGGCACCGCCGTCCATGGCGCGCTCGACTGGACGTGGCGCCGCGACAACATGGAGGCCCACACGGGCGAGCACATCGTGTCCGGCATCGTGCACGCGCTCTACGGCTACGAGAACGTGGGCTTCCACATGGGCGAGAAGTGCATCGAGGTCGACTTTGACGGCATCCTCACGCCGGAGCAGGCCCTGGACGTCGAGCGTCGCGCCAACGCCGCCATCCGCGACGACGTGCCCGTGCGCGCGCTTCTGCCCACGCCCGCGCAGCTGGACGCGATGGACTTTCGCAGCAAGAAGGAGCACGACGGGCAGATCCGCGTGGTCACGATCGACGGCGTCGACTCCTGCGCGTGCTGCGGCACCCACGTGGCGACGACGGGCCAGGTAGGCCTGGTCAAGATTCTGCGCGTGGGCACCAAAAAGAAGAAGACCCGCATCGAGCTTCTGTGCGGACGGCGCGCGCTGGAGCTGTGCGAGGACCTCACGGGTCGCCTGCGCGACGTGAGCAACTTCCTCTCCGTCGCGGACGAGGACGTGCCCGACGCCGTGCGGCGCCTCTCGGGCGAGAAGGACGAGCTCAAGCACCTGCTCAAGGCGGCAAACCGCAAGGCAATCGACCACGAGGTCGCCTCCACGGCGCACCAGGACGGCCCCCTCGTGAGCTACCGCGACGCCGCGGACATGGACGAGCTGCGCTACCTGTGCGAGCGCGTCACAGAGGGCGGAGTGGCACCTGTCGTCGCGGCACTCGCGCCTATGGAGGGCTCCGACGGCCGCATCAACTTCGCGATTGCGAGCACCACGGTGGACCTGCGCCCCATATGCAAGGAACTGAACCGTCGCCTCGATGGACGCGGTGGCGGCAAGCCGACCATGGTCCAGGGCAGTTGGGCCACCACGCGCGAGGAGGCCGAGGCTGCGCTGCGCGAGCTCTCGGTCTAA
- a CDS encoding cupin domain-containing protein produces MRETAGRTFSIAKEHPATPGCTTSFAVHEGTGLAVSYFSLAAGTDISAETHPQHKLLMVADGSMDVDAGDGARHVAAGESILVSAGATVGMATQEGCTYTELNMERETIMNQAVKAGDVFRLGELLPYQDGTIVNMDVAHNDGMKLALMSFDAGCGLSEHSAPGEALVFALDGEGVIGYEGQEHVIHAGECFKFDKNGRHYVRAEKRFKMALLLTLQ; encoded by the coding sequence ATGAGGGAGACGGCCGGAAGGACGTTCAGCATAGCGAAGGAGCACCCCGCGACGCCGGGCTGCACCACGTCGTTTGCGGTGCACGAGGGCACGGGGCTTGCCGTGAGCTACTTCTCGCTCGCGGCCGGGACGGACATCAGCGCCGAGACGCACCCCCAGCACAAGCTGCTTATGGTGGCGGACGGCAGCATGGACGTGGACGCCGGAGACGGCGCGCGCCACGTAGCCGCGGGCGAGTCCATCCTGGTGTCCGCGGGCGCCACGGTGGGCATGGCCACGCAGGAAGGCTGCACGTACACGGAACTCAACATGGAAAGGGAAACCATCATGAACCAGGCGGTCAAGGCGGGCGACGTCTTCAGGCTCGGGGAGCTCCTCCCCTACCAGGACGGGACCATCGTGAACATGGACGTCGCGCACAACGACGGCATGAAGCTCGCGCTCATGAGCTTCGACGCCGGCTGCGGGCTTTCCGAGCACTCCGCCCCCGGCGAGGCGCTCGTGTTCGCGCTCGACGGCGAGGGCGTCATCGGCTACGAGGGGCAGGAGCACGTGATCCACGCCGGCGAGTGCTTCAAGTTCGACAAGAACGGCCGCCACTACGTGCGCGCCGAGAAGCGCTTCAAGATGGCGCTGCTGCTGACGCTCCAGTAG
- a CDS encoding HD domain-containing protein, which produces MHIDRDRAAHAFERYVERFDPQDPKIALKVEHTWRVADLAEKIARSLPEGASPEYVDLAWLLGLLHDVGRFEQVRRYGTFNDAASTSHAALGARVLFDGLDGTAPTIRDYVAAPDEDGLIRTAVALHSSWRLPQDLDARTRRLCELLRDADKIDILKVNCTCPVQDIYGFPERTLLESELSQEAASWFWRHSTIPRAARRYPADILLGHVCFAWEMAFPQSLAITAEQGCVFRMMERPFARDDTRAAFARMERHLRAWMEEQLR; this is translated from the coding sequence ATGCACATAGACAGGGACCGGGCGGCGCACGCGTTCGAGCGCTACGTGGAGCGCTTTGACCCCCAGGACCCCAAGATCGCCCTGAAGGTGGAGCACACCTGGCGCGTGGCGGACCTTGCCGAGAAGATCGCGCGCTCCCTGCCGGAAGGCGCGTCCCCAGAGTACGTCGACCTTGCGTGGCTGCTGGGGCTCTTGCACGACGTGGGTCGCTTCGAGCAGGTCAGACGCTATGGCACGTTCAACGACGCCGCCTCCACCAGCCACGCGGCCCTCGGCGCGCGCGTGCTGTTTGACGGGCTGGACGGCACTGCGCCCACGATCCGCGACTACGTGGCCGCGCCGGACGAGGACGGGCTCATCCGCACGGCCGTCGCGCTGCACAGCTCGTGGCGGCTGCCGCAGGACCTGGACGCGCGCACGCGCCGCCTGTGCGAGCTCCTGCGCGACGCGGACAAGATAGACATCCTGAAGGTGAACTGCACCTGCCCCGTACAGGACATCTACGGCTTCCCGGAGCGCACGCTCCTGGAGAGCGAGCTTTCCCAGGAGGCCGCCTCCTGGTTCTGGCGGCACTCCACCATCCCGCGCGCCGCGCGCAGGTACCCGGCGGACATCCTTCTGGGCCACGTCTGCTTTGCGTGGGAGATGGCGTTTCCCCAAAGCCTTGCCATCACGGCGGAGCAGGGCTGCGTGTTCCGGATGATGGAGCGGCCGTTTGCCCGCGACGACACGCGCGCCGCGTTTGCGCGCATGGAGCGGCACCTGCGCGCGTGGATGGAGGAGCAGCTGCGCTGA
- a CDS encoding aspartate aminotransferase family protein, translated as MPMRYEDYKRYLSPALAKSTDLVIDHGEGGYMYDVNGEKYLDFVQGIAVNALGHNDPHVRAAIHEQVDRLVNGSFNMVNFPTTLELAERIAQVAPGDLGCTLFANGGAEATDGSLKLARAYTRRPCIIAFKGSFHGRTWGALSVTGSAAHYREAYQPGLPGVYFATYPQKDLCPKGMDVEERSRFCLDELKQLFDYLVEPTEVAAIIMEPVQGEGGYFVPPASFVQGVREICDTYGILLIFDEIQSGYGRTGKMWAGQNFGVTPDVMNLGKAIAGGMPMSAIVSTEKIMAKWLPGMHGGTFGGNPVAAAAGLAVLEQFEEQRILENVNEKGTYLAGKLEELRKAHPVVGDVRGIGLMRAIEFDHPEDGSPAPEIWGAVKAQCLKNHMITLNCGVHGNGMRFATRLNVTTEELDEGVGILDRSMGELGY; from the coding sequence ATGCCCATGCGGTACGAGGACTACAAGCGCTACCTGAGCCCGGCGCTCGCAAAGAGCACGGACCTCGTGATCGACCACGGCGAGGGCGGCTACATGTACGACGTCAACGGCGAGAAGTACCTCGACTTTGTCCAGGGCATCGCCGTGAACGCGCTGGGCCACAACGACCCGCACGTTCGTGCCGCCATCCACGAGCAGGTGGACAGGCTCGTAAACGGCAGCTTCAACATGGTGAACTTCCCCACCACGCTCGAGCTCGCGGAGCGCATAGCCCAGGTGGCGCCCGGCGACCTTGGCTGCACGCTGTTTGCCAACGGCGGCGCGGAGGCCACGGACGGCTCGCTCAAGCTCGCGCGCGCCTACACCCGCAGGCCGTGCATCATCGCGTTCAAGGGCTCGTTCCACGGCCGCACGTGGGGCGCGCTCTCCGTCACCGGCTCTGCCGCGCACTACCGCGAGGCATACCAGCCGGGGCTGCCGGGCGTGTACTTTGCCACCTACCCGCAGAAGGACCTCTGCCCCAAGGGCATGGACGTGGAAGAGCGCTCCAGGTTCTGCCTGGACGAGCTCAAGCAGCTGTTTGACTACCTGGTGGAGCCCACTGAGGTCGCGGCCATCATCATGGAGCCGGTCCAGGGCGAGGGCGGCTACTTCGTGCCGCCCGCGAGCTTTGTCCAGGGCGTGCGCGAGATCTGCGACACGTACGGCATCCTGCTCATCTTCGACGAGATTCAAAGCGGCTACGGCCGCACCGGCAAGATGTGGGCCGGCCAGAACTTTGGCGTGACGCCCGACGTCATGAACCTGGGCAAGGCCATCGCGGGCGGCATGCCCATGAGCGCCATTGTCTCCACCGAGAAGATCATGGCAAAGTGGCTGCCCGGCATGCACGGCGGCACCTTTGGCGGAAACCCCGTGGCCGCGGCCGCCGGCCTTGCGGTGCTGGAGCAGTTCGAGGAGCAGCGCATCCTCGAGAACGTGAACGAGAAGGGCACCTACCTCGCCGGAAAGCTGGAGGAGCTGCGGAAGGCCCATCCCGTGGTGGGCGACGTGCGCGGCATCGGCCTGATGCGCGCCATCGAGTTCGACCACCCCGAGGACGGAAGCCCGGCGCCGGAGATCTGGGGTGCCGTGAAGGCCCAGTGCCTCAAGAACCACATGATCACCCTCAACTGCGGCGTGCACGGCAACGGCATGCGCTTCGCAACCCGCCTGAACGTCACGACAGAAGAGCTGGACGAGGGCGTGGGAATCCTGGACCGCTCCATGGGCGAGCTGGGGTACTAG
- a CDS encoding C-terminal binding protein, whose protein sequence is MPRIAYLGSAVPLDLERRMLGELGRDDVEVYEVDSDNAGRPARGSLSGADALVIEWGKADARTFDAAPQLRCVSMMAIGHDNIDDAAASRHGCWVTNVPDYCTYDVALHALGLIVDLYKKITWFDRQVRDGVWDDMAGYDAPRPQGQTAGLVFFGSIAQALTPMLQAIGMNVMAYAPTKSTAFLASHGVTKAQSLEELLEKSDVVSLHCPLVDATRDIICARTLRLMKPTAFFVNTSRGGCVVEEDLAQALTDGTIRAAAVDVKRDETNAKSPLVGLDRCIVTPHCAYHSSDSYTEMRTRALKNALQALDGEKPEDAVNELSLAG, encoded by the coding sequence ATGCCACGCATCGCATATCTGGGAAGCGCGGTCCCGCTGGACCTTGAGCGCAGGATGCTGGGCGAGCTGGGCAGGGACGACGTCGAGGTGTACGAGGTCGACTCCGACAACGCGGGCCGCCCCGCGCGCGGGTCGCTTTCGGGCGCGGACGCGCTCGTGATCGAGTGGGGCAAGGCGGACGCCCGCACGTTCGACGCGGCACCCCAGCTGAGGTGCGTGAGCATGATGGCAATAGGCCACGACAACATCGACGACGCGGCGGCCTCGCGCCACGGCTGCTGGGTCACGAACGTGCCGGACTACTGCACGTACGACGTCGCCCTGCACGCGCTGGGGCTCATCGTGGACCTGTACAAGAAGATCACCTGGTTCGACCGCCAGGTGCGCGACGGCGTGTGGGACGACATGGCCGGCTACGACGCGCCGCGGCCCCAGGGCCAGACGGCGGGCCTCGTGTTCTTTGGCTCCATCGCGCAGGCGCTCACGCCCATGCTGCAGGCCATCGGCATGAACGTCATGGCCTACGCGCCAACCAAGTCGACCGCGTTTCTCGCCAGCCACGGCGTGACCAAGGCGCAGAGCCTTGAGGAGCTTCTGGAGAAGAGCGACGTGGTGAGCCTGCACTGCCCGCTGGTGGACGCGACGCGCGACATCATCTGCGCGCGGACGCTGCGCCTGATGAAGCCGACCGCGTTCTTCGTGAACACGTCGCGCGGCGGCTGCGTGGTGGAGGAGGACCTGGCGCAGGCGCTGACGGACGGCACGATTCGCGCCGCGGCCGTGGACGTGAAGCGCGACGAGACGAACGCGAAGAGTCCGCTGGTGGGGCTGGACAGATGCATCGTGACGCCGCACTGCGCGTACCACTCGTCAGACTCGTACACCGAGATGCGCACGCGCGCGCTCAAAAACGCCCTGCAGGCGCTGGATGGCGAGAAGCCCGAGGACGCCGTGAACGAGCTCTCGCTCGCGGGGTAG
- a CDS encoding DUF2798 domain-containing protein produces MPQTRTQKLVFTVMMVIAMVYGMICYNVSLEVGGLSNFVFAAGLPELAFMGPVAFLLDLFVVSPVVGRRAQKLVGPNPKTPFAMVAAISALSVQMMCPLMSLVATLVIKRPAAPDIVSTWIQTTLLNLPMALLWQFFVAGPIVRGAFGALVRPRAVASSSEDR; encoded by the coding sequence ATGCCGCAAACTCGCACCCAGAAGCTCGTCTTTACCGTAATGATGGTCATCGCCATGGTCTATGGCATGATCTGCTATAACGTCTCGCTCGAGGTCGGCGGCCTTTCCAACTTTGTCTTTGCCGCCGGGCTGCCGGAGCTCGCGTTCATGGGACCAGTCGCGTTCCTGCTTGACCTGTTTGTGGTCTCGCCCGTCGTCGGCCGCCGCGCCCAGAAGCTGGTGGGCCCCAACCCCAAGACGCCGTTTGCGATGGTCGCGGCGATCTCCGCGCTCAGCGTGCAGATGATGTGCCCGCTCATGAGCCTTGTCGCCACGCTCGTCATCAAGCGCCCCGCCGCGCCGGACATCGTGTCCACGTGGATCCAGACGACGCTCCTCAACCTGCCCATGGCGCTGCTGTGGCAGTTCTTCGTGGCCGGCCCCATCGTGCGCGGCGCGTTTGGCGCGCTCGTCCGCCCCAGGGCCGTGGCCTCGAGCAGCGAGGACAGGTAG
- the brnQ gene encoding branched-chain amino acid transport system II carrier protein: MADGNKLGVRDGIAVSSMLFGLFFGAGNLIFPIHMGQLAGRNAWWALLGFLVTGVGLPILGVAALGASRSKGLLDLSSRVGRRFGLAFTCVLYLTIGPLFAIPRCATVAYTVGIAQSLPKGAHGPWLLLFSLAFFAVVLALSLRPGKILTWVGKVLTPGFLVFLGILVAAALAAPSARVADVAPQGAYVASPFATGLLEGYNTMDALAGLAFGIVVVGVVRDLGVSDAADVARGTILSGAGSGLIMAVVYALVTVVGAQSRGAFAPSSNGGIAFAQIARLYLGDAGLVVLAVTVTVACLKTAVGLVTSCSHTFVGMFGGRVTYRGWAVVFTLVSFALANGGLDALIAWSLPVLYIMYPLAIMLIVLALAGGAFGYDRVVLAWAEGLTLPAALVGAAASAPKALAATPVVRAMACVAAALPLASWGFGWVVPAAAGLAIGVAVHAVRARARTRGNVPSL; the protein is encoded by the coding sequence ATGGCTGATGGCAACAAGCTGGGCGTGCGAGACGGGATCGCGGTCTCGAGCATGCTCTTCGGGCTCTTCTTTGGGGCCGGCAACCTGATATTTCCCATCCACATGGGCCAGCTTGCGGGCAGGAACGCGTGGTGGGCGCTGCTGGGCTTTCTCGTGACGGGAGTGGGGCTTCCCATACTGGGCGTCGCGGCGTTGGGCGCCAGCCGCTCGAAGGGCCTCCTGGACCTGAGCTCGCGCGTAGGCCGGCGCTTTGGCCTTGCGTTCACGTGCGTGCTGTACCTCACGATCGGCCCGCTGTTTGCCATACCGCGCTGCGCGACGGTGGCCTACACCGTCGGCATCGCGCAGTCGCTTCCCAAGGGCGCGCACGGTCCGTGGCTCCTGCTCTTCTCGCTCGCGTTCTTTGCCGTGGTGCTTGCGCTTTCGCTCAGGCCGGGAAAGATTCTGACGTGGGTGGGCAAGGTGCTGACGCCGGGGTTCCTGGTGTTTCTGGGGATACTCGTGGCCGCGGCGCTTGCGGCGCCGTCCGCGCGCGTGGCGGACGTCGCGCCGCAGGGGGCGTACGTGGCGTCCCCGTTTGCGACGGGGCTGCTGGAGGGATACAACACGATGGACGCGCTTGCGGGCCTGGCGTTTGGCATCGTGGTGGTGGGGGTCGTGCGCGACCTTGGGGTGAGCGATGCCGCGGACGTCGCGCGCGGCACGATCCTCTCTGGCGCGGGTAGCGGCCTCATCATGGCGGTGGTGTATGCGCTCGTGACCGTCGTCGGCGCCCAGAGCAGAGGGGCATTTGCGCCGTCTAGCAATGGCGGCATCGCGTTTGCGCAGATAGCTCGCCTGTACCTGGGCGACGCCGGCTTGGTGGTGCTTGCGGTGACCGTGACCGTCGCGTGCCTGAAGACGGCGGTGGGCCTGGTGACGAGCTGCTCGCACACGTTTGTGGGGATGTTTGGCGGGAGGGTGACGTACCGCGGCTGGGCGGTCGTGTTTACGCTCGTGTCGTTTGCGCTGGCAAACGGCGGGCTCGATGCGCTCATCGCGTGGTCGCTGCCCGTGCTTTACATCATGTACCCCTTGGCCATCATGCTCATTGTGCTGGCGCTTGCGGGCGGGGCGTTTGGGTACGACCGCGTGGTGCTTGCGTGGGCCGAGGGCCTGACGCTGCCGGCGGCGCTCGTGGGTGCGGCCGCCTCGGCGCCAAAGGCGCTTGCCGCAACGCCCGTCGTCCGGGCCATGGCGTGCGTCGCGGCGGCGTTGCCCCTGGCGTCGTGGGGCTTTGGCTGGGTGGTGCCCGCGGCGGCGGGACTTGCCATCGGTGTTGCGGTGCATGCGGTTCGCGCACGCGCGCGGACTCGCGGCAACGTGCCGTCATTGTGA
- a CDS encoding peptide chain release factor 3 gives MPSLSDQIASRRTFAIISHPDAGKTTLTEKLLLYTGSIQTAGSVKGKASARHAVSDWMDIEKERGISVTSSVLQFTYEGKCVNILDTPGHQDFSEDTYRTLMAADAAVMVIDGAKGVEAQTKKLFKVCTLRHIPIFTFVNKLDHDTRDPFDLTEEIETVLGIGTYPMNWPIGSGRNFRGVFDRNSRHVIAFEGDGHANATKKVNEIEAELGDPALDELIGEENHRTLMDDIELLDGADNEFDLEAVRTGRLTPVFFGSALTNFGVEPFLKDFLRLAPEPLAYTDVLTGEKVEPSRPEFSGFVFKIQANMDRHHRDRIAFVRICSGKFERGMSAFHVQGDRTIKLATGTSMMADDRAIVDEAYAGDIVGLFDPGIFSIGDTVCAGKPRVQFPQIPTFAPEHFARITQVDTLKRKQFIKGVEELAQEGAIQIFRELGMGMESVIVGVVGVLQLDVLERRLKSEYGVEVSRHPLPYHEIRWIQNDPEELDMASLNLSRDTGRVEDMRGGRLLLFTNEFNVNWAEERNPELRLSEFGNVTF, from the coding sequence ATGCCAAGCCTGTCCGACCAGATCGCATCGCGGCGAACGTTCGCCATCATCAGCCACCCCGACGCGGGAAAGACCACCCTTACCGAGAAGCTGCTGCTGTACACCGGCAGCATCCAGACGGCAGGTTCCGTCAAGGGCAAGGCGAGCGCGCGCCACGCGGTGTCCGACTGGATGGACATCGAGAAGGAGCGCGGCATCTCGGTCACGTCGTCCGTGCTGCAGTTCACGTACGAGGGCAAGTGCGTGAACATCCTGGACACCCCGGGCCACCAGGACTTTTCTGAGGACACGTACCGCACGCTCATGGCGGCGGACGCCGCGGTCATGGTGATCGACGGCGCAAAGGGCGTCGAGGCCCAGACCAAGAAGCTCTTCAAGGTCTGCACGCTGCGCCACATCCCCATCTTCACGTTCGTGAACAAGCTCGACCACGACACCCGCGACCCCTTTGACCTCACGGAGGAGATCGAGACGGTCCTGGGCATCGGCACGTACCCCATGAACTGGCCCATCGGCAGCGGCCGCAACTTCCGCGGCGTGTTCGACCGCAACTCGCGCCACGTGATCGCGTTCGAGGGCGACGGCCACGCCAACGCCACCAAGAAGGTGAACGAGATCGAGGCCGAGCTGGGCGACCCCGCCCTGGACGAGCTCATCGGCGAGGAGAACCACCGCACGCTCATGGACGACATTGAGCTCCTGGACGGCGCCGACAACGAGTTTGACCTCGAGGCGGTCCGCACCGGCCGCCTGACCCCGGTGTTCTTTGGCTCGGCACTCACCAACTTTGGCGTGGAGCCCTTCCTGAAGGACTTCCTGCGCCTTGCCCCGGAGCCCCTGGCGTACACGGACGTCCTTACGGGCGAGAAGGTCGAGCCCTCCCGGCCCGAGTTCAGCGGCTTCGTGTTCAAGATCCAGGCCAACATGGACCGCCACCACCGTGACCGCATCGCCTTCGTGCGCATCTGCTCCGGCAAGTTCGAGCGCGGCATGAGCGCCTTCCACGTGCAGGGCGACCGCACGATCAAGCTGGCCACTGGCACGTCCATGATGGCCGACGATCGCGCCATCGTGGACGAGGCGTACGCCGGCGACATCGTGGGCCTGTTCGACCCGGGCATCTTCTCCATCGGCGACACCGTGTGCGCCGGCAAGCCCCGCGTGCAGTTTCCGCAGATCCCCACGTTTGCGCCGGAGCACTTCGCGCGCATCACGCAGGTGGACACGCTCAAGCGCAAGCAGTTCATCAAGGGCGTGGAGGAGCTTGCGCAGGAGGGCGCCATCCAGATCTTCCGCGAGCTTGGCATGGGTATGGAGAGCGTGATCGTGGGCGTTGTGGGCGTGCTGCAGCTCGACGTGCTGGAGCGGCGCCTCAAGAGCGAGTACGGCGTCGAGGTGAGTCGCCACCCGCTGCCGTACCACGAGATCCGCTGGATCCAGAACGACCCGGAGGAACTCGACATGGCGAGCCTGAACCTCTCGCGCGACACCGGCCGCGTGGAGGACATGCGCGGCGGCCGCCTGCTGCTGTTCACGAACGAGTTCAACGTGAACTGGGCGGAGGAGCGAAACCCCGAGCTCAGGCTGTCCGAGTTTGGAAACGTCACGTTCTAG
- a CDS encoding D-2-hydroxyacid dehydrogenase — MPTLLLLAPFCDEHVDALCEAAGPGWVIERHWPADMSTPKTMCSGRYNLSDDELVAALVRADVVIGEPAPALLRRAADEGSRLRLVQMTWAGTDKYNRSDVPFPAGVSLCCAVGGFGQLISQYVVAQVLGLMQNLPAYRDEQRLHRWGDLGPVGSLDGARVLVFGAGNIGGWVARRLSGFDCTVTGVCRETSRPRPGFDRLVTLDAAAAELPGADVVVGALPNNDATAGWLDARRLSAMRPGAVLVNVGRGNFVDCDALADVLAAGAIRGAALDVTSPEPLPADHPLWAEPRCVITPHVSGGSFGRHRQTEDNICAICCDNLRALRTGAALRNLVPASAFDVVPR, encoded by the coding sequence ATGCCCACGCTCCTTCTTCTTGCACCGTTCTGCGACGAGCACGTCGACGCGCTATGCGAGGCGGCGGGACCCGGCTGGGTCATCGAGCGACATTGGCCGGCGGACATGTCGACGCCCAAGACCATGTGCTCGGGCAGGTACAACCTTTCCGACGACGAGCTGGTGGCGGCGCTCGTGCGCGCGGACGTCGTGATAGGGGAGCCCGCCCCCGCCCTTCTGCGCCGCGCGGCGGACGAGGGCTCGCGCCTGCGCCTGGTGCAGATGACGTGGGCCGGAACGGACAAGTACAACAGGAGCGACGTGCCGTTTCCCGCCGGCGTGAGCCTGTGCTGCGCCGTCGGCGGCTTTGGGCAGCTCATATCCCAGTACGTCGTGGCGCAGGTGCTCGGCCTCATGCAGAACCTGCCGGCATACCGTGACGAGCAGCGCCTGCACCGCTGGGGCGACCTCGGCCCCGTCGGCTCGCTTGACGGTGCGCGCGTCCTCGTGTTTGGCGCGGGAAACATCGGCGGCTGGGTCGCGCGGCGCTTGAGTGGCTTCGACTGCACGGTCACCGGCGTGTGCCGCGAAACGTCGCGCCCGCGCCCCGGCTTCGACCGCCTGGTCACGCTCGACGCGGCGGCCGCGGAGCTTCCCGGGGCAGACGTCGTGGTGGGCGCGCTTCCCAACAACGATGCCACGGCCGGCTGGCTGGACGCGCGCCGCCTGAGTGCGATGCGGCCGGGCGCCGTCCTCGTGAACGTGGGCCGCGGCAACTTTGTCGACTGTGACGCCCTCGCGGACGTGCTCGCGGCCGGCGCCATCCGCGGCGCCGCGCTCGACGTCACATCGCCGGAGCCCCTGCCCGCGGACCACCCGCTCTGGGCGGAGCCACGCTGCGTCATCACGCCGCACGTGTCCGGCGGCTCGTTTGGCCGTCACCGTCAGACGGAGGACAACATCTGCGCCATCTGCTGCGACAACCTGCGCGCCCTGCGCACGGGCGCTGCACTCAGGAACCTGGTGCCCGCGTCCGCGTT